The Polypterus senegalus isolate Bchr_013 chromosome 1, ASM1683550v1, whole genome shotgun sequence genome includes a window with the following:
- the pmvk gene encoding phosphomevalonate kinase translates to MGFPKLILLVCGKRKSGKDYITELIHCRLDSSICAVLRLSGPLKEQYAKQHELDYDRLLDATEYKERYRADMIRWGEERRTADPGYFCRPIVQGVSQPVWIVSDARRKSDIDWFRSHYEEQTVIVRVVASEKTRRQRGWQFTEGVDDAQSECGLDDGVNFDWVITNDGQDLELEAQVLSLLAFIHEKLLH, encoded by the exons ATGGGATTTCCGAAGTTGATATTGCTTGTTTGTGGAAAAAGGAAATCAGGAAAGGATTACATTACTGAACTTATTCACTGCAG ACTAGATTCCAGTATTTGTGCAGTCCTTCGGCTCTCAGGCCCTTTGAAAGAACAGTATGCAAAG CAACATGAACTGGACTATGACAGACTACTGGATGCAACTGAGTACAAAGAAAGATATCGTGCAGATATGATCCGATGGGGAGAGGAGAGACGAACTGCTGATCCTGGATACTTTTGTCGTCCGATAGTCCAAGGTGTATCCCAGCCAGTATGG ATTGTCAGTGATGCTAGGCGCAAGAGTGATATTGACTGGTTCCGAAGCCACTATGAGGAACAGACGGTCATTGTACGTGTTGTGGCATCTGAGAAAACTAGGAGACAAAGGGGATGGCAGTTCACAGAAG GAGTTGATGATGCTCAGTCAGAGTGCGGGTTAGATGATGGTGTAAATTTTGATTGGGTCATCACCAATGATGGACAAGACCTGGAACTGGAGGCTCAGGTTCTAAGTCTTCTGGCATTTATCCATGAAAAGCTACTTCATTGA